The sequence below is a genomic window from Synechococcus sp. UW179A.
CTGCTACAGACAACAGGACGGGCTTCAGTGCTTATTGCCCTCGAATGTGAGTTTCCAGAGAATGAGATCAAGCGGCCATCCAGAAAGGAGCCAAGTGCAGATCCTGTTGAGGTTGTGTTTACTGAATTACCGGTTATCGCAGTGGAAGACTGAAGCCATGGATAATTACACCGTCATCCCAGATGAGCAGGTTCAGCAGCTTGCTGAGAGGGGATTTGAGCTGATTCGGCAGGGTCGCCCACAGGACGCTGACTGCCTCTGGGAGGAATGGGGCTTAAGAGACTTCTTTGTTGGTGGTGAGGATTGATCTGGTACAGGTACTGCAACAATATGTACATGTGTGGTACATGAGCCCCTAAAAGCCAGTCATGGCTTGAATTACTTACGCAGAGAGTGCATGAGCACCGCCCTGACACTCGCATGCTGATCTTCCTCAGTCGGGAATCGCAGGATGTTGTTCAGGAGGCGATGCAAGCCCATGCTGATGGCGTGATGTTCCGCTCTTCAATGGGCACCGGTCATGGTGATTTCATTCAGGCACTGCAGACCCTCAGCAGCGGTGGTGTTTATTACCCCGAGGATGTGCGCCGGCTGGTGAATTCACTCCACTCGGAGGATCGCCCCAAGTTTGTGGAGGAGCTCAGCGAGCGCGAGAAGGAAGTGGTGAGAGCGGTGGCAGGTGGTCTTACCAATGCAGAGATCGCATCTGCTTTCCAAATCTCTACCGAAACGGTGAAGAGCCATGTGTCCAATGCGATGAACAAGCTGGCAGTTCGCGACCGAACGCAGCTTGCGGTTTCCGCACTTCTCTATGGATTGATTGATCCTCAGATGGTTTGATCTCTTCGCTAATTCCTGAATTATGTAATGGGCGAGGCTTCAGAAGCAGTTGCTGACGATGTAATTCTATCTGGCTAGTGTTCTGGAGGCTATTAATTAATGCACAAAGCATGGAAAACCTTCTCTCACTGGTTGTTAATGCTACTGACAATTGTATCTATGTGAAAGACCAGGATTTGCGATTTCTTTTTGTGAACTCTGCGGTTAGCCGCCTCTATGAGGCAGATGCTGAAAGCATGATTGGCAAAAGTGATGTTGATTTCATTGCTTCTGAGCAGTCAGCGCTGTTCAATGAGGCTGACCGCCGGGTGATTGATTCAGGAGTTAATGAGTGTTTTCGTTTTGAAATTGAGATTAAAGGTGTCATGTATATGGCAGAAGATCATAAGTTTCTCGTTATGATTGATGGCTCTCGCTGTGTTGCGGGAATTGGTATTTTGACGCCAAAAGCAGGCTGATTTTATAGTCAGATCTCTTTGATCTGATTGCTCTTTGCTTTTTAAATAGGATATTTTCAACCAAGACATTCCTTCGTGATCTTTCCGAAATGACTGATTCCCTGAGACTTGATTTTTCAAGCGGCCGAGCTGGTCTGACTGGTTTGGTTCCAATCAATCAGGAGTTGATGAAAATTGGAGTGAGAGTCTCCATTGTCCCTCTTGTTAAAGAGTCATTGGAGATATTAAAGTTGTCAACTTCGCCAAGCAGCGAATTGCTGAGTTTGCAGCAACAACAACAGCTGATCAGCATGTATGCTCTTGATCGTTCAGCACTTCTGGGACTTATCGCTGAGGCTGGTCGCGATCCTGCTTGTGAAAGCGGTGGCTCACTTGTGACATCTGAAAAAGATGTTCCTCCTTATCCAAAAGTTTACGATCTTAAAGCGCTGGGTGCTCAAGGGCAGGTCGATACACAGCTGAAATTTGGCCCCTTTCATGTCAACAGTAGCGCCGACGGTGTCGGGGTCGATGAGGTGATGACTTTGGTGTCTGGCGGCCCTTGGACATGGTTTTTTGCTAACTCTCAGGATGGTGAGTTGATGAAGTTGTCCCTCGGTTACGTGCAGCCATCAAAGGGTGCAATGCGTTTGTCTTATTGCGGAATCAACCCCCACGGCGCGTTTATGCAAAGTCTTTCATCGCCCGATGGATCAAATGGAGGTATTTGCGTTGCCCATGCGCATGGACCACATGTGTGGCGTCTCGAGTACGCAGACGTGGGTGTAAATCCTTGGTGCGATTTCAGTGATTCGTGCCGCCCTGTATTACTTTGATCGTAATCTCTATCTTTATTAATGTTGTGTTTGCTAATTTATATTTTAAGGTCAGCGATTACTGAATTCTTTTGATGTTTGCTGGAGATTGTTGAATGGTTTTCTGAATATGTGTCGATAGTCGTCGTGATGTTTTTTTGCGTTACTACTCATCGCACTTGCTTTTGCGGTTTTAAGCTCCAAGAAATGGTTCGAGTCTCCTGATGGCAATCCCCTGAGTCGATAAATTCGATAGGTTGTTGCAATGTCAACGGTTTGGAAGAAGCCTATGAAAGCGGTCCTGAATGGAACAGTGCTTGCGGAAAGCGACGACATTGTGATGGTGGATGGCAATCCCTATTTCCCCCGCTCGGCAATGCGTCAAGAGTTCTTGCGTGATTCCAGTCACACCACGGTTTGCGGCTGGAAGGGCACTGCCCGCTACTGGGATGTGGTTCTCGCTGACAACGTCATCGCCAATGCGGTTTGGAGTTACGAAACGCCCAAGCCTGAGGCTGATCAGATCCGCGAGCGATTTGCCTTTTACCGTGGCAAAGGAGTGGAGGTGAGCTGAAGCTTCTCAAATTTCAGTTGCTACAGCCGGTCATTAGACGGATGCTCAGGCAAAACGCGATTAAGGCATGGGATGCCCTGCAGAAGCCCTGCGGCTGGAAGCGTTGCCAGCCGAAATGGTGAATTAAACCGCTGTCTACTAAAGCTAGCTAAGTTGCCTTAAGAAGTTATTGGTGTTGCTCAAGAACATGGCTTGAATTCACCGCTGACAAGATCAGTCAGCTCAGTTAAAAGTAGCTAGAAAATGTGGCTTGGCCGGTTGCGAAAACGTGGGGCTGCTGTGCTCTGCACAACTGCTGCAACCCGAGCCAAACCATATGAAGACCATCCGATCTAATAATTAAACAAGGTCTTTTAATTTCTTTAGTTGCTTGATAAGCCCATCAAAAGCATTCGAGGTCTGGCACGATTGGGTTCAGCAATTATTAGCCACACCGACGGTTGTCACCCCAATGGCTTCGTTGCTGTCAGAGGTGGCCCTCGGGAGTTGCTGGTCCTTCGATGGTGAAAGTGATGACAGATCAATGGACGCTGAATCGGCTCAACTTCCAGGGGCGCTGGCAGGGCCGTGGTGCATGGTTTGGGCGTGATGCAGAGGACAGGCTTGATCTGGTGACACCGGTCAGGGTGGTGGATCCCACGACGTACGACATCTCTTTCAGCGATCCCGAAACCGGCGTCTGGGATGGATCCGGACTGTTCTTCGCTCCTGGCGGCCACGCCAGGTATGACATCAGCCGCAGCACCTACAACGCCGGCTGCGGATGCTGGCAATTCCAAGGTGCTGGAGGTCAGTCCAGTCTTGAGCCAGATCTTGATCGCCGTCGCTTCGGCCACGAGATCAATCTGTTTTACGGCCGGTCCCGATCCATGCTGGTGCTGATCTGGGAGCCGGTGGGAACGCGCTGGCGTCTGCAGTTGGTGGGTGCCGTTGGTTTCCGTTGCTCCAACGCTCCTGTGCCAGAACCGGAACGACCCTCATTCAGGACGGCGGAGGCAATGCTGGAACCGCTTCGGGGTTGGGCCGGCGTGGCGGAAACATTCCGGCCGCAGCCTGGTTGTATCGGTCAGGTGAGTGCACCTCAGCCGTCTGTTTTTGTTCCAGATCAGTTCATGCGACATGAAAAGACTGCTGTCATGCAGGATGCGCTGGTTTTTTCGGTGCCTGAGTATCTTCCGGATGCTGTCTTTCAGCTGGAGATCGGCGGTCTGCTCGGTGTTGGGTTATTTCAGCAGCTCAGCATTCTGTTTGATGCCAACAGCCGTCTCACAGCTTGGCAACGTCGACGTTTTTGGGCTGATCCTTCAAAAGTTGATCCCTAAAACAGCAGACTTCTAAAACAGCCGAAGTTGGAAAATGATCACGTCTGCCTCAAGAGCAGGCAGACAATGAACCAGCTGCACTTGGTAGCACTCAACTTGGGTCCTTCACTCAAGGACAAGAAGTCCAGACCTTGGACTACAGCATTCATATCAATAGTCAGTCGGTGGAGTTTGAAGAGGAGCATGAGACACCAGAGAGCAAGCTGCTCAGCGAAGACAAATATGTTTGCGTCACAGGCAAATTCAGCAAAACTCGGATAGAGATCAAGGAAACGATTGAAGCTGCTGCCTGGACTATTGCTAATGGCGTCAGAACAATCACAGAAGTCTTCGTTGCAGGGGAAGACGCTGGTTCGAATCTGGATCAAGCACCTGCTGCTGCGTGATGTTGCCCTTACTCCTAGGAATCATCCACCCCTTATTCATGCGTCTTGGGCTGGGGGGACAACCCCAAGCAATCCACTGGCGTGGGGAGCAACAGCACAAACATGCTGATAGATAGTGATAATCATTTTGATTTTTGACGGACAATAATGATAATCGTTGTCGTTTATTTGTTCGATTGTGTGACTTTTGCTTACTCTTGGCTTGGTCAATATCCGTTTTCTGTTAAACCTTTTTCAGTTGTGTTGTTCAGATGACGACAACAGTTTTAATCTGTGCCTGCCCAAGCTGTAGCTGCGAAGCTGGCGGTCCACCTGCTGTTCAAAGGAGTGGACAAAGCTTCTGTTCCGATGCCTGTGCCAATGGACATCCCAACCATGAGCCTTGTCATGATGGAGCTGGTGCTTGTGGTTGCACCTGTGGTGGGTAGTCCATCGCTATTGATCCGATTCCAAAACTGAATTTCGGCTTAGAGCCCATAGGCGAGAGTGATAACCATTCTCGCAATTCGTTGCGATTGTGTAACTCTCAGCGAGCTTTCAGCTGATACATCTCCATCATCTGTTAGAACTTACAGATTCGCGATAAAGCCGATGTGCTGCAACAATCCAAACGCCGAGCATCACAATCATCAGCCTAACGACAATAAAGCTCCTGCTAAGTGAGTTCAATTGTTGTTGAATAGTTGGTCAACTTTTTGAGCTCTCGCATAAGCTTACCCAAGTCCGAGTCCTTGGGTGAATGGCAAACGCCCCTCTCAGCAGGGGCGCTTTTTGTGCAATCAAGGTTCATTCTGCCCGTAGAACTCAACCCCATCAAGCGGTTTGCTGACCTTGCTTGCAGTGTCTCTAGGGGTCAATAAGCCTTTTTCAAGCCAACATCCACTCGCCAGGAACAAGAGTGGCATTGATTGTGATTGCCATCACTCTGATTCCCGTTGGCATGGCCTCATTGGCTCAACCGAGTTGCTTGGGCCGATCCAGTGCACAGTCCCCAGCATCGTCAATTGATCGTATGCGTCTGTGCAATGGCAGCTCAATGGAGTGATCTACTTGATGAATGTGTTGCTCTACCGACAACTGTTGTTGTGATGGCAACGAGCTGTGGTGGGTAGTCATTCACGCTGACCAATCCGGCGGGTATCCCTATCCACCGGTTTGGCAAACGCCCGAATGCTCGACGCAGATCGGACTATGACTATGACGACTGCAGAGCTCCATCCGTGGATTGCCAATTAGAGAGCTGACCCAAGGCAAAAAAAAAGACCCAGAGGGTCTTCAGTGGGTGTGAGGAGTTGGGAATCTCGGTGAGGAGAGCCAACTACAAAAGGTATAGCTAGAGCTTTGCCGTTCGGCGCATTGAACACACACCTGGTTGCAATTTCGCTGCAGTTTGCTCGGGGTTGTTTTGTTGTGATCAGAGAAACTCACAGTGTGGAAATCAGCAGGCACTCCTGGGGAGTTTTTCAACCCCCTGCTTTTGGCGGTGGGCCTTGTTGCACCCAGTTTGTCTTCAACACTGTCGTTCAATAACAAAGACCCCACGGACAGTGCCGTCAGGGGTCTGAATAATGGGGATTTACATTTTGTCTTGATGGCTGGAGTGGTTCAACCACATAGATGGTGTATTGAGCCTGAAGTTCGTGACAAGGTATACATGAACACCTATTCCGAGGCAGCCATCTCTAACCTGACATCAATGGGTCGGGTGATGGGGATTATCCGACTTCCCAGTTTCAACCATTGCTGAGGCAATGGTTTTTTATTGTCATCCACGAGCAATTGCAATCACTCAAAAAAAGAGGTCGGATTACTCCGACCTCGGATCCATCTCGAACTGGATTGATCATGCCAGTTCAGCGTGGTAATGCAAGCTGGGCCGTACTTCAATTGAACTGAGGAGAACTGACAACTTAGCGCTTCCTTTTTCGCCGATTTGCCTTACGCGTTCCTCCATATCTGTAGCCCGGTTGCTCGGCAATTCCAGTCCAACAATTAGCACATACAAGAGTCCACTCTGCTGTTGTTTCGCTGCGCACGCGATAGTGCACAGATCACTGAACTCCACAGAGACCACAGCAGAATCCGCGTTCAGCCATCGATCAACGGCCCAGGGCTTGATCCCGCCAGGGATAGCGCGCGTGGTGGAGCAGGATGTCGCGATTTCGTCTGGCCACATCAGCGGTTGCAACATCCACCCATCTCTCCAGAAGAGGGATCGCCATATTCACCGTCTCGAGACATTCTGCGTGCAACAGCGGCATCAACCAGAACTGTCGACGTGCCCTCTCTGGTTCCCGTTCCACCCAATGTTGATCCATAGCCAGTTGGCTCAATCCTTGTGCACGAACATCGCCATGGAAGGCGCGCGCCTGATCACGCCAGATTTGTCGAGAGAACTGATCGAGTAACAAGACGAGTGCTAAGCAGGATGTCTGATTGGCTTCCCACTCGATCAACCCGTCGTGCTGTGCTGCCTCCGCCAGTGGCCCGAATCGTTCACTGACAGAACGATCAAATCCTTGATTGCGTCGAAACCACTGCCATGGACGGCATTCTTCAAACCAGAAATGAAGGATGTCTTCAGCGAGGGTTAATCCCTCAGGAGGCATCGCGGACACGTTTCACCACAAGACCTGCTTCCGCAGCTGTGACGGCAGCCAGCACAAGAAGCCCAACAAGTCCGACTAGTTGATTTTGGGTTTCCGCATCAGCTGCTGCCCCTTGTCCAAGAGCAGCTCCTGCAACAAACCATGCGGTTGCAAAAGCGGACGTGATCCAGTAGGCCTTCCAGCGACGCTGGTAGAGATACCCCGCACCCAGTCCGGGCAACACATTCAGCAGAACGGCGACCCAGCCCGCCGATGCGGCGAGAACCTGATCACGGTTGGGAAGGGCCATCGGTTCTGAAGACTGTGAGCTCATGACTTGTTCTGATTGGCTGCATAGGCCACGGCTCCACCCGCCACAAGAGTGAGCAACCCGGTGCTCAGCAGAAATCCTGTGAGCATGATCAGGCCAAGGACAGAGCCAAGCAATGACATTTTTACGCGCAGCAGCTTGGATTTCATTAACAGAATCAGCAACAGTGTCACTGTGGCCTTAAGTCCGGCAATCTTTGCGGCGCTGATCGGACAGAAAGGAACGAAAGGAGGGATCATTGAGTGGAACTGCACAAGGGTGCGACTCTGTTACTTTGTCGTTTCTCAGACGCTGCTGTGGATCAACCTCTGCAATGGCAAGAGATTTGGGGCAATCGCCTGTTGCCGTTCCTGCTGGTGTTGATCGTGATGATCACGGCGGTGTTGCCGGTGTCAGCGGCCTGGATCTGTGACGGTGACAGGTTGACTGCGGAACCCATTCAGCTTGGTCGGGACGCCTTTGGAGCCACGGCTGAGCCCATCCCTAACAGTGCCGACGGCACTGTGCCCGGAGATCTGATCCTGCTCAGCTGGCGCGGCGTGACCCTTCAGTTACCGCGAACCAACAATGCTGGGGCTCCGAGTTATACAGACGGTCGCTGGTGGTGGCAGGCCGAGGATCCTGAGCATCCCGATTTCCGCCAGCGCAAGGGGGGCATCGTCAGTTATTCCTGCAGTCCTGAGCCTTAAAGCTTTCGGGTTCAGGCTGCGGGTGCCAAGCCCTGCACAAGTGAGTACTCATAGGCCGCAGCGGCCAAGAGCAGCGCTCCGATCACACTAATCAGCACTCGACCGTCAATGCGTTTCAAGGTGACAGAGTCTGCCGGGCAGAACCGATGGAACCTCAGGCTAGGTGTGAGGCGGCGGCGGGTCTACAACTCGCCTGCTCTCCGTCGTTGCTCTTCCTCTTCAAAACGGTCTGTCTCCACTAGGGCCCACTTGTCATCTCGAAGCATGGAGTTGATCACTTGATCGCGATAGTCGACCTCCAAAGCTCCATTAATCCCGAAAGCGTTCATAATCTTGGCGCGATCGGCGATTAATTCCTCTCGGTAGATCTCATAGAGATCAGGGTTTTCGATCAAACTTGGGTCGGGCTTGCCATCCAGTCGCCATAGCCATTCGTATAGGAAAGGTTTGTATTTCGATTTGGTCTGCACGATGGGCATCAGCTGATCCAGTGTCAGCAGATTGCAACGGGTCTGCGCATCCCAGATTTGTTCATCGTCTAAAGCTTCTGCGGTCTGCTTGCAGTGGTCGAAGAGGGCCTTAATAAATTGCTGAGGTGTGCACTTAAAGGCAAGTTCCTGAAGGTCGATACCCTCTTGAGCCAGATAAACCATTCGGTTGAGGTCGTTCTGGCAGAAGCTTCCCTGTAGGGCATAAACGGCTGCAGCTTTACGAATGTCCCAGAACAAGCCGGTGTTTTCCGCGCAGGCACGGGTGATGAAGGCATCAAAAACTCTTTGATTCTCGGGAGTGATATGAATCGAGAGGGCTCGCACCGCTGATGCAAACTCGTATTCCAGTCGATGAGTGAAATCCCGCTGATGGGCTTTGTAAAGATCACTGCTCTGCCATTCATTGAGGTCTCCCACCCATCGCGCAGGGGGATTTGGATCTCTGTACAACTGAAATTTCTCTTTTCCCTCCAGGCTCCAGTTGTAAGCCGATAGATCCTCGGCTTTCACCCCCTCGACCAGGTGGATGTCGTTGCCCTGGTGACTGGAAATGAGACGCACCACCGCCAGAGTGCTGCGCGGCAGGTTGATCGTGTCAATGGCGATCACTCCTGTTCCCTCGCTGGATAGTTCAATCAGCGTGCCGTTTTCGCTGTGGCTGAAGCTGTGCAAGCAGCTTTCAGGTATGCGCTCGCTGCGAATTTTCTTCGTGATCGGATCGATTCCGATCGAATATGACCCGATGGGAGTCCCATCGATGCCGTTCGGTCGCCATGAGCTTTCGTCTGAACAGCAGATCACGACCACCCGATTGTCGATCTGACGCGTCATGATCCCCACTCCGAGGGCTGGCACCTTAATCGTTTCGACCAGAGCCCAACGTCAGCGGGTTTCGGGATCTGTTGGCCCTTCGTCATGCCCTCTTCATGCTCAGTCCCTAGGTGAGCTGAACGTGGCTGACTGATTTTCGGGAGCAACGGGCGGATCGTCTGGCACGGATTGATCCACTAAAAGCTGTCCGTCTCTCCAAAGACATTGCATTTCAAGCGAATCGAGATCAACAACGCGATAAGCCCCCTTGCATTGCGCCGACACGATGCGCACTCTCACCCTTGCTTCATCAAGAGTGAGGTCAGTGAGGTCTCCTGGCTTCGTTTTCCATCCCTGTTCTGTCAGTTGCTGAATTGAAAACACTGAAGGACCCGTCCTCTTCTCTCAGCCTGGATACTGATGCACTTTTTTCGTTGGAAGGTGCAGGGGATCTTCGGGATCACGCTCAGCGTTAAACGAGCCAATCACATTCACATCTTGATCAATCCAACTGGATTGACCGACTTTCAGCTGAGTTGATGACCACTCAAAAAGAAACCCCCGCCGAAGGCAGGGGTTTTGAAAACTCTGCGGGAGTGTGTCCTTGTTTCCACCCCGTAAGCTTTTCTCCTCACTTTTACAAATTAGCCACTTCATTGGCACAGTGCCAGTTGTGGTTCAACCAGTCCGTTGAAAGGCACACTCCATAGCTGTGAATCATGTCTTTGGCACTCCTCAGGGCGACATTCAGCTCCCCACACCGACGGAAGTCTCGATAGGGCGTCGAGTCTTGTTTTGTGCCCTGGCTTTCTTGTCTTGGTCTGTCAATGACAAGTTCGCTCCGCGCTGCTTGAACTTCGATCGAGGCCTCACTCCATTTTCGATTGTGCCTCAAGGCACAAATCTTTGTATGTATCTTTACTCTTCGCTGAGCGCGCTTCCTGCGGCGGGATCCCGCTATCACGAAGAGGGGCAGTGGGACGCCGCTTTTTCATGGCTTCCCCTTGGTTCGGCTGGCACCGGCGCATCCTTGGGCCAGTCAGGACAGATGATTTCCGCGCCTTTGTTTAGGCAGTTGCCTTCACCACAAAGGTCATCACCATCACAGCAAGTGCAACCATGCACCCAAACAGAGGTAGAGACAGGTGCAGTTCTTTCATTGGTGTGATTGCGGTCCTCGACTATGGACGTTTTTTACTTTTCGACGACTAAGGCTTAATGCCTATTTCTCGGTTAGTGATTAGAGCAATGCCCAATGGGTTCTCGTGGTGAGATCAGCCAGAATCACGTTATGAAACGCAATTGGAGTGAGATCGAGCCCCACTGGTCGCGACTGAGTGACAGGACTGCATTTGATCTCAGTGCTGAGTGCGTCGTGATTGATCAGCAGAACCAAGTGATGCAGACGACCCTTTCAGGCCTCTCGACTCATCTCAGAGTCTCGTCTGCGATGTCGAATCCTCTGGTGAAACAGTTCATTGCTCTGGCGAAAGAGATAGGAGCCGAGAATGCCATGCACAAGATGCTGATGGAGTCGGGAGAGGAATTCGCTCAGTTATGGAAGGAGGCTCAATCGGACTTGCAGCGAGGAGCTATCACGACGATGGACGATGTGGTTGAGGCAGTTGCAACCGCAAAGAAAGGCTACGACGAATCTCCGAGACGAATCCTGGTGATTCAAGTAAATCAGCATGATTGCGAC
It includes:
- a CDS encoding response regulator transcription factor, with the protein product MLIFLSRESQDVVQEAMQAHADGVMFRSSMGTGHGDFIQALQTLSSGGVYYPEDVRRLVNSLHSEDRPKFVEELSEREKEVVRAVAGGLTNAEIASAFQISTETVKSHVSNAMNKLAVRDRTQLAVSALLYGLIDPQMV
- a CDS encoding PAS domain-containing protein — translated: MENLLSLVVNATDNCIYVKDQDLRFLFVNSAVSRLYEADAESMIGKSDVDFIASEQSALFNEADRRVIDSGVNECFRFEIEIKGVMYMAEDHKFLVMIDGSRCVAGIGILTPKAG
- a CDS encoding DUF427 domain-containing protein, whose product is MKAVLNGTVLAESDDIVMVDGNPYFPRSAMRQEFLRDSSHTTVCGWKGTARYWDVVLADNVIANAVWSYETPKPEADQIRERFAFYRGKGVEVS
- a CDS encoding conjugal transfer protein TrbI, producing MTTTVLICACPSCSCEAGGPPAVQRSGQSFCSDACANGHPNHEPCHDGAGACGCTCGG
- a CDS encoding DUF924 family protein; this encodes MPPEGLTLAEDILHFWFEECRPWQWFRRNQGFDRSVSERFGPLAEAAQHDGLIEWEANQTSCLALVLLLDQFSRQIWRDQARAFHGDVRAQGLSQLAMDQHWVEREPERARRQFWLMPLLHAECLETVNMAIPLLERWVDVATADVARRNRDILLHHARYPWRDQALGR